Proteins encoded within one genomic window of Bradyrhizobium sp. AZCC 1719:
- a CDS encoding septal ring lytic transglycosylase RlpA family protein — protein MATCLVLANCASSDKFARRIDPKYGVSSSPRVVAFGEPVPKGGGTYRIGKPYTVAGRVYVPEEDPNYRAEGMASWYGDDFHGRLTANGEVFDMTSLTAAHPTLPIPSYARVTNVRNGKSLIVRVNDRGPYHGNRLIDVSNKAAELLDFKANGVARVRVEYVGRAPLEGSDDRQLLATLRTGEPAPSPATVRVASARPFVPEMPSSAGRIRGEVPMPEGRPYSLGNTSADYASINATSEMSASGRSRGRAAENPRAVSYENEASYAAPRQAYLPVDPRGPSEVLSGRGLY, from the coding sequence ATGGCAACATGCCTTGTCCTTGCCAATTGTGCCTCGTCGGACAAATTCGCCAGGCGGATCGACCCCAAATATGGCGTCTCCTCCAGCCCCCGCGTGGTGGCGTTCGGAGAGCCCGTGCCGAAGGGCGGGGGAACTTACCGTATCGGCAAGCCCTACACCGTCGCGGGCCGGGTCTACGTGCCGGAAGAGGATCCGAACTATCGCGCCGAGGGAATGGCTTCCTGGTATGGCGACGATTTCCACGGCCGGTTGACCGCCAATGGCGAGGTTTTCGATATGACCTCGCTGACGGCGGCCCATCCGACCCTGCCGATCCCGAGTTACGCTCGCGTCACCAATGTCCGGAACGGCAAGTCGCTGATCGTCCGCGTCAATGACCGCGGTCCGTACCACGGCAACCGCCTCATCGACGTCTCGAACAAGGCGGCGGAACTGCTAGATTTCAAAGCAAATGGTGTCGCTCGGGTGCGGGTTGAATATGTCGGCCGGGCCCCGCTTGAGGGTTCTGACGACCGCCAGCTCCTGGCGACGCTGCGGACCGGCGAGCCCGCGCCGTCCCCGGCTACGGTCCGGGTCGCCTCGGCCCGCCCGTTTGTTCCAGAGATGCCGTCGTCCGCGGGCCGAATCCGGGGCGAGGTGCCGATGCCGGAGGGACGGCCCTATAGCCTCGGCAATACCTCGGCGGACTACGCCTCGATCAACGCGACCTCGGAAATGTCGGCCTCCGGCCGCTCGCGCGGCCGTGCCGCGGAAAATCCGCGCGCAGTGTCCTACGAGAACGAGGCCAGCTATGCGGCACCACGCCAGGCTTACCTGCCGGTCGATCCGCGTGGTCCGAGCGAAGTCCTCAGCGGGCGCGGGCTGTACTAG
- a CDS encoding DUF5681 domain-containing protein yields the protein MPYLAAPQVRQYGRKETDVNKQVASRWKPGQSGNPKGRPPGSRSKLVESFVSDLQEKWRTDGPGILDRLAINEPAKLVEAISRLAPKDVAVTLEQRNSLGFDPRLWAGFQRVLAAIEECAPEGMQPVEVFESLEQLVRSHFAKQIEVKADTSSA from the coding sequence TTGCCGTACCTTGCCGCACCTCAAGTACGGCAGTACGGCAGAAAGGAAACTGACGTGAACAAACAAGTTGCAAGCAGGTGGAAGCCCGGTCAGAGCGGCAATCCGAAAGGACGGCCTCCGGGCAGCCGTAGCAAGCTCGTGGAGTCGTTTGTTTCGGATCTGCAGGAGAAGTGGCGGACTGATGGCCCCGGCATCCTGGACCGCCTGGCGATCAATGAGCCTGCCAAGCTGGTAGAGGCAATCAGCCGGCTGGCGCCGAAAGACGTTGCGGTCACGCTGGAGCAGCGCAACTCGCTTGGCTTCGATCCGCGGTTATGGGCTGGCTTTCAGCGCGTGCTTGCGGCGATCGAGGAATGCGCGCCTGAGGGCATGCAGCCGGTGGAAGTCTTCGAGAGCCTGGAGCAACTGGTTCGCTCTCACTTTGCCAAACAAATCGAGGTCAAGGCGGATACATCGTCCGCTTGA
- a CDS encoding bifunctional DNA primase/polymerase, whose protein sequence is MIGNKSLCEYALDYARRGWAVFPCNPHNKFPLVGCNTDAAGNKLAGTGGVKKATTDAQQIEQWWEWWPAAMIGVACGVASGVWAIDPDAPKKPGDPNGKANWAELRQKHGCEHTHTHLTPGGGEHLLFKWRPDRPITNSEGRIKRTGINVRGEGGYIIAPPSRRADGKAYEIAEPLDFFRFADAPDWLYELLAPPPRPASVQRLNTNQDASPIARIQGILNTVAAAGEGDRNKILFWGAMRVVDMVTEREVPPAEGDRAFAALADAALHAGLPDREIIRTLQSARARA, encoded by the coding sequence ATGATCGGAAACAAATCTCTTTGCGAATACGCGCTGGATTATGCGCGACGAGGGTGGGCTGTTTTCCCTTGCAACCCTCACAACAAATTCCCTCTTGTTGGCTGTAACACAGACGCAGCAGGCAACAAGCTTGCCGGCACTGGCGGCGTCAAGAAGGCGACGACAGACGCGCAGCAAATCGAACAGTGGTGGGAGTGGTGGCCCGCTGCTATGATCGGCGTGGCTTGTGGTGTGGCTTCCGGTGTATGGGCAATCGATCCCGACGCGCCGAAAAAGCCCGGCGATCCTAACGGCAAGGCGAATTGGGCCGAGCTCCGTCAAAAGCACGGCTGCGAGCACACGCACACGCACCTCACCCCAGGCGGCGGCGAGCACCTTCTATTCAAATGGCGCCCGGACAGGCCGATCACGAACAGCGAGGGCCGTATCAAGCGGACCGGCATCAACGTGCGCGGGGAGGGTGGGTACATCATCGCGCCACCCTCCCGCCGTGCCGATGGCAAGGCGTACGAGATCGCCGAGCCCCTCGATTTCTTCCGCTTCGCTGACGCACCTGACTGGCTTTACGAGCTGTTGGCTCCTCCGCCGCGGCCCGCGAGTGTTCAACGGTTAAACACCAACCAGGACGCCAGCCCGATCGCGCGCATTCAGGGCATCCTCAACACCGTTGCGGCTGCCGGCGAGGGCGATCGGAACAAGATCCTGTTCTGGGGAGCCATGCGCGTCGTGGACATGGTAACGGAGCGCGAGGTGCCGCCAGCGGAGGGCGACCGCGCATTCGCAGCGCTTGCTGACGCGGCGCTACACGCGGGCCTGCCGGACCGGGAGATTATTCGTACCCTCCAGAGTGCGAGGGCTCGGGCATGA
- a CDS encoding D-alanyl-D-alanine carboxypeptidase family protein, which translates to MAPETSVSRKSDTAAIIPWRGLMAAVFALSVGWGGIVYAANNSVQGAPKKDDGGFDGDAPTAILIEASSGSVLFEKNADELRAPSSMMKLMTVEVVFDAIKQGKVKPTDEYRISENAWRKGGAPAGGSTMFAILNSKVSVDDLLKGAIIQSGNDSCMALAEGMAGNERIFAADFMTKRARELGLTKSTFGNSSGLPDPANKMTVRELAKLARHLILAYPDMYKLFGEREFTWNKIRQQNRNPLLNTLNGADGLKTGYTKEGGYGMVGSALQNDTRLIVAINGLEDSDDRASEAKKMLEWGFRNFETRTLFAANQQVGYAKVFGGESRSVKLASPEPIKVMVPKNGSEKLIARIVYKGPVQAPIQSGQQVGVVKVWRGANIAVEAPVYAAEAIGTGSTVRRAIDGVSELVIGVFRASAEKL; encoded by the coding sequence ATGGCACCAGAAACTTCCGTTTCCCGTAAATCCGACACGGCGGCCATCATCCCGTGGCGCGGCCTGATGGCCGCTGTCTTCGCGCTCTCGGTCGGCTGGGGCGGCATCGTGTATGCCGCCAACAACAGCGTGCAGGGCGCTCCGAAGAAGGACGACGGCGGCTTCGATGGCGATGCGCCGACCGCGATCCTGATCGAGGCTTCCAGCGGCAGCGTGCTGTTCGAGAAGAACGCCGACGAATTGCGGGCGCCATCCAGCATGATGAAGCTGATGACGGTGGAGGTGGTGTTCGACGCCATCAAGCAGGGCAAGGTCAAACCGACAGACGAATATCGGATCAGCGAGAACGCCTGGCGCAAGGGCGGCGCGCCGGCCGGCGGCTCGACGATGTTTGCCATTCTCAACAGTAAGGTGTCGGTGGACGACCTGCTGAAGGGCGCGATCATCCAGAGCGGCAACGATTCCTGCATGGCGCTTGCCGAAGGCATGGCTGGCAACGAGCGGATTTTTGCCGCCGACTTCATGACCAAGCGGGCGCGCGAGCTCGGCCTGACGAAATCGACCTTCGGAAACTCCAGCGGGCTGCCGGACCCTGCCAACAAGATGACGGTTCGTGAACTGGCCAAACTCGCCCGCCACCTGATCCTCGCCTATCCCGACATGTACAAATTGTTCGGAGAGAGAGAATTCACCTGGAACAAGATTCGGCAGCAGAACCGCAATCCGCTGCTGAACACGCTAAATGGTGCCGACGGGCTGAAGACCGGCTACACCAAGGAGGGCGGCTACGGCATGGTCGGCTCCGCCTTGCAGAACGACACGAGGCTGATTGTCGCGATCAACGGACTGGAAGATTCCGACGATCGTGCCTCAGAGGCCAAGAAGATGCTGGAATGGGGTTTTCGCAATTTCGAGACGCGCACGCTGTTCGCGGCCAACCAGCAGGTCGGCTATGCCAAGGTGTTTGGCGGCGAAAGCCGCTCGGTGAAGCTTGCCAGCCCCGAGCCGATCAAGGTGATGGTACCGAAGAACGGCAGTGAGAAACTGATCGCGCGAATCGTTTACAAGGGCCCGGTCCAGGCGCCGATCCAGTCCGGCCAGCAGGTCGGCGTCGTCAAGGTGTGGCGCGGCGCCAATATCGCCGTGGAGGCACCGGTCTATGCCGCTGAAGCGATCGGCACTGGTTCGACCGTGCGTCGTGCAATCGACGGGGTCAGCGAGCTCGTCATCGGCGTGTTCCGCGCGAGCGCAGAGAAGCTCTGA
- a CDS encoding phage tail protein yields the protein MAQGGVISWSQTAASNATADPAVGWSEGQAPSTVNDSARALMASVAKWRDDISSIIVTGGSGTAYTIVSNQIQDGQNRNGYTIQFTPGTTNTGAVTLSVDSQAAKPLRFLTGVDLPSGVLISGSLYQATFRTASDEWLLHSFDSSIYAIPIGASVEYWGPTAPNSAFVIPTGQAISRTTYATLFTRIGTTYGVGDGSTTFNLPNPAGRVTVQKESSASLLTSTYFGGNSTALGATGGAESLTLSASQIPSISVSGTVTVYPAGNSNLYVPTANGNQWLYAPGPSSGTLYFPYQTNNSIESSANSFSASNSMTSTNTGGAAHRTVQPTIICNRIMRIA from the coding sequence ATGGCGCAAGGCGGCGTTATAAGCTGGTCGCAGACTGCGGCATCGAATGCGACAGCCGATCCGGCGGTGGGATGGAGCGAGGGGCAGGCGCCAAGCACGGTGAACGACAGCGCGAGGGCTCTTATGGCCTCCGTCGCGAAGTGGCGCGATGACATCTCGAGCATCATCGTCACGGGTGGGTCGGGGACCGCATACACCATTGTCAGCAATCAAATCCAGGATGGACAGAACCGAAATGGTTACACGATCCAATTCACGCCCGGCACGACCAACACGGGCGCGGTTACGCTCTCGGTCGATAGCCAGGCTGCAAAGCCGCTGCGTTTTCTGACGGGCGTGGATCTTCCGTCTGGTGTCTTGATCTCCGGCTCGCTGTATCAGGCTACGTTCCGAACTGCATCAGATGAATGGCTTCTACATTCGTTTGATAGTTCGATCTACGCCATCCCGATTGGAGCGAGCGTTGAGTATTGGGGCCCGACCGCGCCCAATTCGGCGTTCGTGATCCCGACCGGGCAGGCGATTTCGCGAACCACGTATGCCACCCTGTTTACACGCATTGGCACGACATACGGTGTCGGCGATGGATCGACCACGTTCAATCTGCCTAATCCTGCAGGGCGTGTGACCGTTCAGAAGGAAAGTTCGGCCTCGCTTCTGACCTCGACCTATTTCGGCGGCAATTCGACTGCGCTTGGCGCAACGGGTGGTGCCGAATCCCTCACATTGAGTGCCAGCCAAATCCCGTCGATTTCAGTAAGCGGCACTGTGACCGTTTATCCGGCCGGGAACAGCAATCTTTATGTGCCAACGGCGAACGGTAACCAATGGCTCTATGCGCCAGGTCCCAGCTCGGGAACGCTCTATTTCCCCTATCAGACAAACAATTCGATTGAGAGCAGCGCCAATTCGTTCAGCGCGTCAAACAGTATGACCTCGACTAATACGGGCGGCGCAGCACATCGAACCGTGCAGCCGACGATCATCTGCAATCGCATCATGAGGATTGCCTGA
- the tmk gene encoding dTMP kinase translates to MTQATLQRPSGRGKFITFEGGEGSGKSTQIKKLAERLAAAKLRTIVTREPGGSPGAEIMRHLVLSGMGKLLGPDAETLLFAAARDDHVRTVIQPALSQGTWVLCDRFSDSTRAYQGSLGQVSPLVLNAMQRVTIGDLKPDLTIILDIPVEVGLQRATARRGSGVPDRFESEDLQFHQDLRDAYKQIAAEDPQRCVLIDANADADTVAARVWTALREHVFAVPSPAGTT, encoded by the coding sequence ATGACCCAGGCAACGCTGCAGCGGCCTTCCGGACGCGGGAAGTTCATTACGTTTGAAGGCGGCGAGGGCTCGGGCAAGTCCACGCAGATCAAGAAACTCGCCGAGCGCCTTGCCGCGGCAAAGCTGCGTACCATCGTCACCCGCGAGCCGGGCGGCTCGCCGGGGGCGGAAATCATGCGGCATCTCGTGTTGTCGGGAATGGGCAAGCTGCTGGGACCGGACGCCGAGACGTTGCTGTTCGCCGCCGCACGCGACGATCACGTTCGCACCGTCATCCAGCCCGCACTCAGCCAGGGAACATGGGTGCTGTGCGACCGCTTCTCGGATTCGACCCGCGCCTACCAGGGCAGCCTGGGCCAGGTCTCTCCGCTCGTGCTCAACGCCATGCAGCGCGTCACCATCGGTGACCTGAAGCCGGACCTCACCATCATTCTGGACATCCCGGTTGAAGTTGGTTTGCAGCGCGCGACCGCTCGCCGCGGCAGCGGCGTGCCTGACCGGTTCGAGTCGGAAGACCTGCAATTCCATCAGGACCTGCGCGACGCCTACAAGCAAATCGCCGCCGAAGACCCGCAGCGCTGCGTGCTGATCGACGCCAATGCCGATGCCGACACGGTTGCTGCCCGCGTCTGGACGGCGCTGCGCGAGCATGTGTTCGCGGTCCCGAGCCCGGCGGGGACGACATGA
- a CDS encoding DNA polymerase III subunit delta' codes for MSARKVEQETAVKHPRETADLFGHREAETALLNAYRSGRIPHAWLIGGPQGIGKATLAYRMARFVLANPNPLLPSVQRAETLALDPGDPVARQITAGAHGGLLVLERGLNDRGVMRTVITVDETRETISFFGSTAAVDGWRVCIVDTVDELNPNAANALLKILEEPPHRSLFLLVSHSPARALPTILSRCRKLPLRPLATGDVVRAAARAADIAPDDAVLSEAADASEGSVSRALTLLGGDALKLQQRTAALLATLPQVDPRELHALGDALGTSDRVALAAFIDGIDRWIGEKLRVDDANANLPRLARLAEVWEKIIRAARDTEAYNLERKPLVFSVFGMLADATR; via the coding sequence ATGAGCGCGCGCAAGGTCGAGCAGGAAACGGCGGTCAAACATCCTCGCGAAACGGCCGATCTGTTCGGTCACCGCGAGGCGGAGACGGCCCTGCTGAATGCCTATCGCAGCGGCCGCATTCCGCATGCCTGGCTGATCGGCGGCCCGCAGGGCATCGGCAAGGCGACGCTGGCCTATCGCATGGCCCGTTTCGTGCTTGCTAATCCCAATCCATTGCTGCCTTCGGTGCAGCGCGCCGAGACGCTTGCGCTCGATCCGGGCGATCCGGTCGCGCGCCAGATCACGGCCGGCGCCCATGGTGGCCTGCTGGTGCTGGAACGAGGCCTCAACGATCGCGGCGTGATGCGGACAGTCATCACCGTGGATGAGACGCGGGAGACGATCTCGTTTTTCGGCTCGACCGCGGCGGTCGACGGCTGGCGCGTATGTATTGTCGACACCGTCGACGAGCTCAATCCAAACGCCGCTAACGCGCTGCTCAAGATTCTCGAGGAGCCGCCGCACCGATCGCTGTTTCTGCTCGTCAGCCATTCGCCGGCGCGGGCCCTGCCCACGATCCTGTCCCGTTGCCGCAAGCTGCCGCTGCGGCCGCTTGCGACCGGCGACGTCGTGCGCGCGGCGGCGCGAGCCGCCGACATCGCACCCGATGATGCCGTGCTGTCGGAAGCTGCCGACGCGTCGGAGGGGAGCGTGTCCCGCGCACTGACGCTGCTCGGCGGCGACGCGCTGAAGCTGCAGCAGCGGACCGCGGCGCTGCTGGCGACGCTGCCGCAGGTCGATCCGCGCGAGCTGCATGCGCTTGGCGATGCGCTGGGCACCAGCGACCGGGTGGCGCTGGCTGCTTTCATCGACGGCATCGATCGCTGGATCGGCGAAAAGCTGCGCGTCGACGATGCCAATGCAAATCTGCCCCGCCTTGCACGGCTGGCGGAGGTATGGGAAAAGATCATCCGCGCCGCGCGCGACACCGAAGCGTACAATTTGGAGCGAAAACCGCTGGTTTTCTCGGTGTTCGGGATGCTCGCGGACGCGACGCGGTAA
- a CDS encoding AAA family ATPase: protein MSVHWQSFEQDAPAPEPIVFTATPWRWIDPKTIAPREFLYGKHYIRKFVSAGFGAPGGGKSSKRMVEAVAMASGRALLSVRPVKKLKVWYWNGEDPQEETDRRIAAICLHYGIKPEEIEGHLFTDSGRNTPIVIAEQSRTGTTIVIPVVDGLKDGIKSAGIDVLTIDPFVSCHRVAENDNPAIDAVAKKFADIADATHCSVNLEHHIRKTNGNEATVDDGRGASSLVGAARSIEVLNKMTPAEAARLGVDHHWRYFSVDDGKANMAPLGERKWFKLESVSLGNSTVLHPEGDSVGVVTAWTPPNHMDGVTGADFERCAAAIRIGRWKENVQAKEWVGKPVAKALGLDLDSKADKAKVKGLLDFWIKSGSLVVVEEKNEHRELKKFVKVAADE from the coding sequence ATGAGCGTGCATTGGCAATCATTCGAGCAAGACGCCCCGGCGCCCGAGCCGATCGTTTTCACGGCCACGCCATGGAGATGGATCGACCCCAAGACGATCGCGCCGCGCGAATTTCTGTACGGAAAGCATTACATCCGGAAGTTCGTTTCGGCAGGTTTCGGCGCGCCTGGCGGCGGCAAGTCATCAAAGCGAATGGTTGAGGCCGTAGCGATGGCGAGCGGTCGCGCATTGCTCAGCGTCAGGCCGGTCAAGAAGCTCAAAGTTTGGTACTGGAACGGCGAAGACCCTCAGGAAGAAACGGATCGCCGGATTGCTGCGATCTGCCTGCACTACGGCATCAAGCCGGAGGAAATTGAGGGGCACCTGTTCACCGACAGCGGGCGTAACACCCCGATTGTCATTGCGGAGCAATCCAGGACCGGCACTACGATCGTCATCCCTGTGGTTGATGGCCTGAAGGATGGCATCAAATCAGCCGGCATCGACGTGCTGACCATTGATCCATTCGTGTCGTGTCACCGTGTTGCCGAAAACGACAATCCGGCGATCGACGCTGTTGCCAAGAAGTTTGCCGATATCGCCGACGCAACGCACTGCAGCGTCAATCTGGAACATCATATCCGGAAAACCAACGGGAATGAGGCCACGGTGGACGACGGTCGGGGCGCCAGCTCACTGGTCGGCGCGGCCAGAAGCATCGAAGTTCTGAACAAGATGACGCCGGCCGAGGCGGCGAGGTTGGGCGTAGATCATCACTGGCGCTACTTCTCTGTGGACGACGGCAAGGCCAACATGGCGCCACTCGGCGAACGCAAGTGGTTCAAGCTGGAATCGGTCTCGCTGGGAAACAGTACCGTCCTCCATCCTGAAGGCGACAGTGTCGGCGTCGTGACGGCATGGACGCCGCCCAACCACATGGACGGCGTAACCGGCGCCGACTTTGAGCGCTGCGCCGCTGCCATCCGCATAGGCAGGTGGAAGGAAAACGTCCAAGCAAAGGAGTGGGTAGGCAAACCCGTTGCCAAGGCGCTTGGACTAGACCTCGACAGCAAGGCCGACAAAGCGAAGGTCAAGGGACTTCTCGACTTCTGGATTAAGTCCGGCAGCCTCGTCGTGGTTGAGGAAAAGAATGAGCATCGGGAACTGAAGAAGTTTGTGAAGGTGGCGGCCGATGAGTGA
- a CDS encoding tyrosine-type recombinase/integrase: MSGPDKKKLAEGVSAASSSPPVCQRLRNPTIAGKSRNSQYLVAYCILCASTSYLYVDLFDRRHHMARGLNLLSEKFTQKKGLKPGLYSDGGGLCLQVSSFNTKAWVFRYMIAGRARKMGLGDFELVSLKKAREKRSAAYALVKDGVDPIDERAARLAAQAAEAAKALTFGECAEGYIEAHKAGWKNAKHADQWRMTLLGINPKGKPAEHDYCKTIRGLDVGAIETAHVMKILQPIWNEKTETANRIRGRIEKVLDRAKALGLRNGENPARWVGHLDQLLPAKSQVAPVEHHPAMPYAELPAFMAKLRAKEGSSARALEFTILTACRTGDTIGATRKELNRKDSLWTIPKERVKGKKGARKKDHVIPLSKAALAALDTEEEGDYLFPGGKEGAGLSNAAMSELLKGMGYSPDYATVHGFRSTFKDWCSDMTSFPNEMSEVALSHTVSDKVEAAYRRGSMVERRRQMMEAWAKFCAGKAVGGDNVVAIGGRT, translated from the coding sequence GTGTCCGGGCCGGACAAAAAGAAACTGGCGGAAGGGGTGTCCGCTGCATCGTCATCTCCTCCGGTCTGCCAACGTCTACGAAACCCTACAATAGCAGGGAAATCGCGAAATTCACAGTATCTAGTTGCCTATTGCATTCTGTGTGCGTCTACGTCATATTTGTACGTAGATTTGTTTGATCGGAGACATCATATGGCGCGCGGCCTGAACCTGCTTTCCGAGAAGTTCACCCAAAAGAAGGGCTTGAAGCCCGGACTTTACAGCGACGGTGGCGGGCTTTGCCTGCAAGTTAGCTCCTTCAACACCAAAGCTTGGGTTTTCCGGTACATGATCGCCGGCCGGGCTCGGAAGATGGGCCTGGGGGATTTCGAACTGGTCAGCCTCAAGAAGGCCAGAGAGAAGCGCAGCGCGGCCTATGCTCTCGTCAAGGATGGAGTGGACCCGATTGACGAACGGGCCGCCAGGCTGGCTGCGCAGGCCGCTGAGGCCGCCAAGGCGTTGACGTTCGGGGAGTGCGCCGAGGGCTACATCGAAGCGCACAAGGCGGGCTGGAAAAACGCCAAGCACGCCGATCAATGGCGCATGACGCTGCTCGGCATCAATCCGAAGGGCAAACCGGCCGAGCACGACTATTGCAAGACCATCCGCGGGCTGGATGTCGGCGCCATCGAGACGGCGCACGTCATGAAGATCCTGCAGCCGATCTGGAACGAGAAGACCGAGACGGCCAATCGGATCCGCGGGCGCATCGAGAAGGTTCTGGACCGCGCCAAAGCGCTTGGTCTTCGGAATGGCGAAAACCCCGCGCGCTGGGTCGGCCATCTGGACCAGCTATTGCCGGCCAAGTCTCAGGTTGCGCCGGTCGAACATCATCCGGCCATGCCTTATGCCGAGCTGCCAGCGTTCATGGCGAAGCTGCGGGCCAAGGAAGGTTCCAGTGCTCGGGCGCTGGAGTTCACCATCCTGACGGCTTGCCGTACCGGCGACACGATCGGCGCGACCCGGAAGGAGCTGAACCGGAAGGATAGTCTGTGGACGATCCCGAAGGAGCGGGTGAAGGGCAAGAAGGGCGCTCGCAAGAAGGATCACGTCATTCCGCTATCGAAAGCAGCGCTGGCTGCGCTCGATACTGAGGAGGAGGGCGACTATCTATTCCCTGGCGGCAAGGAAGGCGCCGGCCTGTCGAACGCTGCCATGTCTGAATTGCTGAAGGGCATGGGCTACTCGCCCGACTACGCGACGGTGCATGGCTTCCGATCGACCTTCAAAGACTGGTGCAGCGACATGACTTCGTTCCCCAACGAAATGTCGGAAGTGGCTCTTTCACATACGGTTTCGGACAAGGTGGAGGCCGCATACCGCCGCGGCAGCATGGTTGAGCGGCGCCGCCAGATGATGGAGGCATGGGCCAAGTTCTGTGCCGGCAAGGCAGTCGGCGGCGACAACGTTGTGGCGATCGGGGGGCGCACATGA
- a CDS encoding helix-turn-helix transcriptional regulator, whose product MAKALRLPAVMEETGLAKPTIYKHIKTGKFPPGTKRTDIRIHTWDADEVAAWKRGEWKPAEVAV is encoded by the coding sequence ATGGCAAAGGCGCTACGGCTTCCGGCTGTCATGGAAGAGACCGGCTTGGCGAAGCCGACAATCTATAAGCACATCAAGACCGGCAAATTCCCGCCGGGCACGAAGCGGACCGATATTCGCATTCACACTTGGGATGCGGACGAGGTTGCTGCGTGGAAGCGCGGTGAGTGGAAACCGGCGGAGGTTGCGGTCTGA
- a CDS encoding CopG family transcriptional regulator, with protein sequence MADPVRYSETIMIRCQPEITALVDRAARARGSKPSEYVRQALLAGLRADGFDPTPKPSPTAGALYDSLEGRERWAWIDGDEIKSVSYFATNPNEMDDQKALGRTWLPVKHFDSKSFIEALHWREKPVITIAGDHVRCEYPVVLKSLEAV encoded by the coding sequence ATGGCTGATCCCGTTCGCTATTCCGAAACTATCATGATCCGCTGCCAGCCCGAGATCACTGCGCTGGTCGATCGCGCGGCAAGGGCCAGGGGCAGCAAGCCGTCTGAATACGTCCGTCAAGCCCTTCTGGCGGGCCTACGTGCGGATGGCTTTGATCCGACTCCCAAGCCAAGCCCCACGGCAGGCGCGCTGTACGACTCTCTGGAGGGCCGGGAACGGTGGGCCTGGATCGACGGCGACGAGATCAAGTCCGTCAGCTATTTCGCGACCAATCCGAACGAGATGGACGACCAGAAAGCCTTGGGACGCACCTGGCTGCCGGTGAAACACTTCGACAGCAAGTCATTCATTGAGGCGCTGCACTGGCGCGAGAAGCCGGTGATCACCATCGCTGGCGATCACGTCCGCTGCGAATACCCGGTGGTTCTCAAATCGCTGGAGGCAGTCTGA